The Triticum dicoccoides isolate Atlit2015 ecotype Zavitan chromosome 6A, WEW_v2.0, whole genome shotgun sequence genome has a window encoding:
- the LOC119318713 gene encoding inactive leucine-rich repeat receptor-like serine/threonine-protein kinase At1g60630, which translates to MKPPGSLSPRHHLLPLLLLLLLLYHLASASGTDADALLALKSALDASNRLTWHASTATTLCTAWPGVRQCDPAGRVTKLVLENLNLTGPLTAALLSPLAELRVLSLKANALSGPVPDGLAAALPNLKLLYLASNALSGPLPASLALLHRATVLVLSDNRLSGRIPRELARVPRLTSLLLDGNLLTGPLPALPQSTLRALDVSGNRLSGQIPGVLARRFNASAFAGNAGLCGAPLAVPCVVAAAPGPMSLSPATAAFAPLPPPGGSGGSSGRRRKAAIIAGSTVAGAVVLALLVAAAVTASRRGRGRNKRVAGDVDKGGHGTPEEQAEEDAQQQHQQRSANAAALPPATNAAGGREFSWEREGIGKLVFCGGAAEAYSLEELLRASAETLGRGEAGSTYKAVMETGFIVTVKRMRCGDAGGAGGVGGGALEFGRRAEELGRVRHPNVVALRAYFQAKEERLLVYDYYPNGSLFSLVHGSRPSSKGKPLHWTSCMKIAEDIAAGLLHLHSSAIVHGNLKPSNVLLGPDFESCLTDYGLVPALHAAGADASSASLLYRAPETRSSSSFTAPSDVYSFGVLLLELLTGRAPFPDLLDQHGGADEVAAWVRAAREEEMSTESGGESAASGAAGPAEEKLGALVGVAAACVAADPGARPATVEALRMVREARAEAMSSSNSSDRSPARWSDAVIMGAPGPPTD; encoded by the exons ATGAAGCCCCCCGGATCCCTCTCGCCGCGCCACCACCtgctgcccctcctcctcctcctcctcctgctctacCACCTCGCCAGCGCCAGCGGCACCGACGCCGACGCGCTGCTCGCCCTCAAGTCCGCCCTGGACGCCTCCAACCGCCTCACATGGCACGCCTCCACGGCCACCACCCTCTGCACCGCCTGGCCCGGCGTGCGCCAGTGCGACCCCGCCGGCCGCGTCACCAAGCTGGTCCTCGAGAACCTCAACCTCACCGGCCCCctcaccgccgccctcctctccccgCTCGCCGAGCTGCGCGTGCTCAGCCTCAAGGCCAACGCGCTCTCCGGCCCCGTCCCCGACGGCCTCGCCGCCGCGCTCCCCAACCTCAAGCTGCTCTACCTCGCGTCCAACGCGCTCTCCGGCCCGCTCCCCGCCAGCCTCGCGCTGCTCCACCGCGCCACCGTCCTCGTGCTCTCCGACAACCGCCTCTCCGGCCGGATCCCGCGGGAGCTGGCCcgcgtgccgaggctcacctcgctgCTGCTCGACGGGAACCTGCTGACGGGGCCGCTGCCCGCGCTGCCGCAGAGCACGCTCCGGGCCCTCGACGTCTCCGGCAACCGGCTGTCCGGGCAGATCCCGGGCGTGCTCGCGAGGCGGTTCAACGCGTCGGCGTTCGCGGGCAATGCCGGGCTCTGCGGGGCGCCGCTCGCCGTGCCGTGTGTGGTGGCGGCGGCTCCCGGGCCGATGTCGCTCTCCCCCGCCACGGCCGCGTTCGCGCCGCTCCCTCCCCCCGGCGGGTCCGGCGGCAGCAGCGGACGCCGCAGGAAGGCCGCGATAATCGCCGGGTCGACTGTGGCGGGGGCGGTGGTGCTTGCCCTGCTGGTCGCCGCGGCGGTGACGGCGTCTCGCCGCGGGCGCGGGCGCAACAAGCGCGTGGCCGGGGACGTGGACAAGGGCGGCCATGGCACGCCGGAGGAGCAGGCCGAGGAGGACGCGCAGCAGCAGCACCAGCAGCGCTCGGCGAACGCAGCAGCGCTGCCGCCGGCGACGAACGCGGCGGGCGGGCGCGAGTTCTCGTGGGAGCGGGAGGGGATCGGGAAGCTGGTGTTCTGCGGGGGCGCGGCGGAGGCGTACAGCCTGGAGGAGCTGCTGCGGGCGTCGGCGGAGACGCTGGGGCGCGGGGAGGCCGGGAGCACGTACAAGGCGGTGATGGAGACGGGGTTCATCGTGACGGTGAAGCGGATGCGGTGCGGCGACGCGGGGGGCGCGGGCGGGGTGGGCGGCGGGGCTCTGGAGTTCGGGCGGCGGGCGGAGGAGCTGGGGCGGGTGCGGCACCCCAACGTGGTGGCGCTGCGGGCATACTTCCAGGccaaggaggagcggctgctggtgTACGACTACTACCCCAACGGCAGCCTCTTCTCCCTCGTCCACG GGTCTCGGCCGTCGAGCAAGGGCAAGCCGCTGCACTGGACCTCCTGCATGAAGATCGCCGAGGACATCGCCGCCGGCCTGCTCCACCTCCACTCCTCAGCCATCGTGCACGGCAACCTCAAGCCCTCCAACGTCCTCCTCGGCCCCGACTTCGAGTCCTGCCTCACCGACTACGGCCTCGTCCCcgccctccacgccgccggcgccgacGCATCCTCCGCCTCCCTCCTCTACCGCGCTCCCGAgacccgctcctcctcctccttcacggCGCCGTCCGACGTCTACAGCTTCGGCGTGCTCCTGCTCGAGCTGCTCACGGGCCGGGCGCCGTTCCCAGACCTCCTGGACCAGCACGGTGGTGCCGACGAGGTGGCCGCCTGGGTGCGCGCCGCGCGCGAGGAGGAGATGTCCACCGAGTCGGGCGGCGAGTCGGCCGCGTCCGGCGCCGCCGGCCCCGCCGAGGAGAAGCTGGGCGCGCTGGTTGGCGTGGCGGCGGCCTGCGTGGCCGCGGACCCCGGCGCACGGCCGGCCACGGTCGAGGCGCTGCGGATGGTGCGCGAGGCGCGTGCCGAGGCCATGTCATCGTCCAACAGCAGCGATCGCTCGCCCGCGCGCTGGTCCGACGCCGTCATCATGGGCGCGCCGGGGCCGCCGACGGACTGA